A single genomic interval of Lewinellaceae bacterium harbors:
- a CDS encoding carbohydrate kinase family protein, with product MPESPYIAIVGAATIDLTGFARQPLRYEDSNPGSLKVSIGGVGRNIAENLARLGLSTRLICAIGDDIYGDLIQSSCQEIGIDIQDSLFLKNRESPIYLSILDDKNDLALGLSAMDICEEMDVAFIRQKEPLIRQASLAVLDTNVPEEVLSDVVRRVPSQRYFLDTVDGGKALRARNILSSLFLIKTNVLEAEILSGIKIANADNLKDAASFFHEAGVDKVFITRGEQGVFYSGEGVAEAVDSEKVAPVNTNGAGDAFTAGLIYAYCQGMAFRQWARVGMACAKITIAHENTVNPEISEKQILSLNNGK from the coding sequence ATGCCTGAAAGCCCCTACATTGCCATCGTCGGCGCCGCCACCATCGATCTCACCGGCTTCGCCCGGCAACCTCTGAGGTACGAAGACTCCAACCCGGGCAGCCTGAAAGTTTCCATTGGGGGCGTAGGGCGAAACATCGCCGAAAACCTGGCCCGCCTGGGGCTGTCCACCCGGTTGATCTGCGCCATCGGAGACGACATTTACGGCGACCTCATCCAGAGCAGTTGCCAGGAAATCGGCATTGACATTCAGGACAGCTTATTTTTAAAGAACCGCGAGTCGCCTATCTACCTGTCGATCCTGGATGACAAAAACGACCTGGCTCTTGGATTGTCAGCCATGGATATTTGCGAGGAGATGGATGTGGCGTTCATCCGGCAGAAAGAGCCGCTGATCCGGCAGGCAAGCCTGGCCGTGCTGGACACAAACGTGCCCGAAGAGGTGCTGTCTGATGTGGTGCGGCGGGTTCCTTCCCAAAGGTATTTCCTGGATACGGTCGATGGGGGCAAAGCCTTGCGGGCCAGGAATATCCTGTCCAGCCTGTTTTTGATAAAAACCAATGTACTGGAAGCGGAAATATTGTCGGGCATTAAGATTGCCAATGCGGACAACCTGAAAGATGCCGCTTCTTTTTTCCATGAAGCAGGTGTGGACAAAGTATTCATTACCAGAGGAGAGCAAGGCGTTTTCTACAGTGGCGAAGGAGTTGCCGAGGCAGTAGATTCAGAAAAAGTAGCACCGGTCAACACCAATGGCGCCGGCGATGCTTTTACCGCCGGCTTGATCTACGCCTATTGCCAGGGCATGGCCTTCCGGCAGTGGGCCAGGGTGGGCATGGCTTGCGCCAAAATAACCATTGCTCATGAAAATACGGTAAATCCTGAGATCAGCGAAAAGCAGATACTTTCATTAAACAACGGCAAATGA